In one window of Gemmatimonadales bacterium DNA:
- a CDS encoding TonB-dependent receptor, whose amino-acid sequence MLAFCCLLLGLSASVGLSYQEPADTVRKKPAALEELVVRAVKPIVTVGGASAFELRLDSLRVPPAPSLELVVRELPALRVRRNSRGEAELSARGSDSRQVAVLVDGIPLNLAWDARVDLSVVPATAVDRLEYTRGLATMLQGPNALGGVLDIRVGSSMLQPSGKSAQLAFGADALGGVSTSGTLSLPFETGAGRWLVRTGAGFADSPGYPLARGIVEPIPGTRDTRVNTDSRSYDGFAAVRFQGHSGTWGSVTGFGFRGSRGIAAELGNSNARFWRYPHLSRAVAVASGGTGDRAALFGGRGDLEASLGVDVGRTEIDSYTGRDYTAVNGFEDGHDRTLTLRLLGDHTLGSRGELRSAFTLAETRHDERLPGESARYRQRVASLGAETVWRLIEGRGAIESLRLSIGGAYDNARTPETGGRPSFPRYSEWGGRLGATLGLDGGTRIHGGVSRRARFPALRELYSGALDRFAPNPELRPENLVGMETGVTAPIGRGEVQVVAFRHQVNDAVVRVTLPAPDRRFMRVNRDRIRSTGVELLGTVPIGAVTLSADLTLQSIGISDTAAVPRQPEGLPEVYGSVRTRFPLPVGLFGGVDLGFTGRQFCIDPGTGADTRLDGGALFGAELSRRWSVRRGGMLSRLEARVSLENLGDRAVFDQCGLPLPGRSLRLLLRVF is encoded by the coding sequence ATGCTTGCTTTCTGCTGTCTGCTGCTCGGGCTCTCCGCTTCCGTCGGCCTCTCCTACCAGGAGCCGGCCGATACAGTCAGGAAGAAGCCCGCCGCGCTGGAGGAGCTGGTGGTCCGGGCGGTCAAACCGATCGTCACGGTCGGGGGTGCGAGCGCGTTCGAGCTTCGGCTCGATTCCCTCCGGGTGCCGCCGGCGCCGAGCCTCGAGCTCGTCGTGCGGGAGCTGCCGGCACTCCGCGTCAGGCGCAATTCCCGCGGTGAGGCCGAGCTTTCGGCACGCGGCTCCGACTCGCGGCAGGTTGCGGTGCTGGTCGACGGCATCCCCCTCAACCTGGCCTGGGATGCCCGGGTCGACCTCTCAGTGGTGCCCGCCACGGCCGTCGATCGGCTCGAGTATACTCGCGGCCTCGCCACCATGCTCCAGGGACCCAACGCGCTCGGCGGGGTCCTCGACATCCGGGTCGGGAGCAGCATGCTGCAGCCGTCGGGCAAATCGGCGCAGCTTGCCTTTGGCGCCGACGCGCTGGGTGGTGTCAGCACCTCGGGTACCCTCTCGCTTCCCTTCGAGACCGGGGCCGGTCGCTGGTTGGTACGCACAGGCGCGGGCTTCGCCGATTCGCCGGGATACCCGCTGGCTCGAGGGATCGTAGAGCCTATCCCGGGCACAAGGGACACCCGCGTCAATACCGACAGCAGGAGCTACGATGGCTTTGCCGCGGTTCGGTTTCAGGGCCATTCCGGCACCTGGGGGTCGGTGACAGGGTTCGGCTTTCGGGGATCGCGGGGCATCGCGGCGGAGCTCGGCAACAGCAACGCACGCTTCTGGCGCTATCCGCACCTCTCGCGCGCGGTGGCTGTCGCCTCCGGCGGTACCGGTGATCGTGCTGCGCTCTTCGGGGGCCGCGGCGACCTCGAGGCGAGCCTCGGCGTGGACGTCGGACGGACCGAGATCGACTCCTACACCGGCCGGGACTATACCGCTGTCAATGGCTTCGAAGACGGTCACGACCGAACCCTGACACTCCGTCTCCTCGGTGACCACACGCTTGGTTCCCGAGGCGAGCTGCGCAGCGCCTTTACCCTCGCCGAGACTCGGCACGACGAGCGGCTGCCGGGTGAGTCGGCGCGCTATCGCCAGCGCGTTGCCAGTCTGGGGGCTGAAACGGTCTGGCGATTGATCGAGGGTCGCGGTGCGATCGAGTCGCTTCGATTGTCGATCGGGGGTGCGTATGACAACGCCCGCACGCCCGAGACCGGTGGGCGCCCTTCGTTTCCCCGGTACTCGGAATGGGGCGGCCGGCTCGGCGCCACGTTAGGCCTGGACGGAGGCACTCGGATCCACGGCGGAGTCAGTCGCCGTGCCCGATTTCCCGCGCTGCGCGAGCTCTACTCGGGAGCCCTCGATCGCTTCGCGCCGAATCCGGAGCTTCGGCCCGAGAATCTGGTTGGGATGGAGACCGGCGTCACCGCGCCAATCGGAAGAGGGGAAGTCCAGGTCGTCGCCTTCCGGCATCAGGTCAACGACGCGGTGGTGCGGGTGACCCTGCCGGCGCCGGACCGCCGGTTCATGCGCGTCAACCGTGACCGGATCCGAAGTACCGGTGTCGAGCTGCTCGGCACGGTGCCCATCGGGGCGGTGACGCTGTCTGCGGACCTGACGCTCCAGTCGATTGGCATCTCGGACACGGCGGCGGTGCCTCGGCAGCCGGAGGGTCTGCCGGAGGTGTACGGCAGTGTTCGGACCCGTTTTCCGCTGCCGGTCGGCCTCTTCGGCGGCGTCGATCTCGGCTTCACGGGGCGGCAATTCTGCATCGATCCGGGCACCGGAGCGGATACCCGACTCGATGGCGGCGCGCTGTTCGGGGCTGAGCTGAGCCGGCGGTGGTCGGTGCGGAGGGGCGGGATGCTGTCACGCCTGGAGGCGCGGGTCTCCCTCGAGAACCTGGGAGACCGCGCCGTCTTCGATCAATGTGGTCTGCCGCTTCCGGGCCGGTCGCTTCGACTCCTGCTCCGCGTGTTCTAG
- a CDS encoding D-aminoacylase: MNAPFLASLLLTIGLAACGAGSEPVDLLIRGGTVIDGTGAPGQIADVGVRDGKVVMIGSGRGVRAAETIDATGLVVAPGFIDVHNHSDRGIGEPEHRLNEGFIRQGVTLIVGGPDGGWAPDEIRKLKAAYEANGVGTNYAFYVGHNGIRRAAMGESQQRPPTAQELDAMRAMVREGMELGAIGLSTGLMYEPGMFSTTDEVVELAREVKPFGGIFDSHVRDPVKRLIESDAEVIEIGERAGVPANIAHEKSVALENEGKIREVIAMVNAARARGVTVTSDQYPYDGAATSSVQAIVVLPKDLRGRDNFDLKAALRNRAMRARLKQTSENGVDGGFAWIKATGYSSMRITSSRDYPDLVGKYLSELAKERGLSGFDLVSDLILRAEHPVGITLGAIKEHEVRELMTQPWNMIASDGAVIAPGSNRGHPRSTGTFPRVLGHYVREEGVLSLEDAIMKMTSLPAVYAGFTDRGRLAPEMVADIAIFDPKTIIDRSTWDEPGLYSEGVVHVLVNGVFVLKDGKMTGEAPGVFVPRSKPATTQTANR; this comes from the coding sequence ATGAACGCTCCATTTCTCGCCAGCCTCCTTCTGACCATCGGGCTCGCTGCCTGCGGAGCTGGCAGCGAACCGGTCGACCTCCTGATCCGCGGCGGCACGGTCATCGATGGCACCGGCGCACCGGGCCAGATCGCCGATGTCGGCGTTCGTGACGGCAAGGTCGTCATGATCGGCTCCGGGCGCGGTGTGCGCGCCGCCGAGACGATCGATGCCACCGGTCTGGTCGTGGCACCCGGCTTCATCGATGTGCACAACCACAGCGACCGTGGAATTGGCGAGCCCGAGCACCGGCTCAACGAAGGGTTCATCCGCCAGGGCGTAACGCTGATCGTAGGAGGCCCGGATGGGGGGTGGGCGCCGGATGAGATCCGCAAATTGAAAGCGGCCTACGAGGCGAATGGCGTGGGCACCAACTACGCCTTCTACGTTGGGCACAATGGGATCCGCCGAGCCGCGATGGGCGAGAGCCAGCAGCGGCCGCCGACCGCGCAGGAGCTCGACGCCATGCGCGCCATGGTTCGTGAAGGAATGGAGCTGGGCGCCATCGGCCTCTCCACTGGCCTGATGTACGAGCCGGGGATGTTCAGCACTACGGACGAGGTCGTCGAACTTGCCCGGGAGGTCAAACCGTTCGGCGGGATTTTCGACTCGCACGTTCGTGATCCGGTGAAACGCCTGATCGAATCTGACGCCGAGGTGATCGAGATCGGTGAGCGCGCCGGGGTCCCGGCGAACATTGCCCACGAGAAATCCGTTGCGCTGGAGAATGAGGGCAAGATCCGCGAGGTCATCGCCATGGTCAATGCGGCGAGGGCGCGCGGCGTGACGGTGACGTCCGATCAATACCCCTACGACGGGGCCGCGACCAGTTCGGTCCAGGCGATCGTCGTCCTTCCGAAGGACCTGCGGGGCCGTGACAACTTCGACCTCAAAGCCGCGCTCCGCAACCGCGCGATGCGGGCGCGCCTCAAGCAGACGAGCGAGAATGGCGTCGACGGCGGCTTTGCCTGGATCAAGGCGACCGGCTACAGCTCGATGCGCATCACCAGCAGCCGCGACTACCCCGACCTGGTCGGCAAATACCTCTCGGAGTTGGCCAAGGAGCGCGGGTTGAGCGGCTTCGACCTGGTCAGCGATCTCATCCTGCGCGCCGAGCATCCCGTCGGCATCACGCTCGGCGCGATCAAGGAGCACGAGGTGCGAGAGCTGATGACGCAGCCCTGGAACATGATCGCGAGCGATGGCGCCGTGATCGCGCCTGGGAGCAACCGCGGCCATCCCCGCTCGACAGGTACCTTTCCCCGGGTGCTCGGCCACTACGTCCGCGAGGAAGGCGTGCTCTCGCTCGAGGACGCGATCATGAAGATGACTTCCCTGCCGGCGGTCTATGCCGGGTTCACCGATCGGGGCCGGCTGGCGCCGGAGATGGTCGCGGATATTGCGATCTTCGATCCGAAGACGATCATCGACCGCTCGACCTGGGACGAGCCCGGACTCTATTCAGAGGGCGTCGTTCATGTGCTGGTCAATGGCGTGTTCGTGCTGAAGGACGGCAAGATGACGGGTGAGGCGCCAGGGGTCTTCGTTCCGCGGAGCAAACCGGCCACGACCCAGACGGCCAACCGTTGA
- a CDS encoding glycosyl hydrolase has protein sequence MIHGVPARGLLTAFFLGATVFPAVGTAQPAAHAVDSMLFRGLAWRNVGPNRGGRSITVAGTVARPLEYYFGATGGGVWKTTDAGATWDPVGDGQFATSSVGAVAQCEANPDVVWAGFGEVQFRGNVIPGDGVYKSTDAGKTWTHKGLDSPTGQQMVGRIRIDPADCNRVYVAVLGDPFGPNEERGVFRTTNGGDRWEKVLFRSNQAGAVDLVIDPGNPRTLYAGFWQAHRKEWKLESGGPGSGLFKSTDGGSTWSELTKKAGLPTSTWGKVGVSVSGADPNRVYAIIEADSGGVFASNDAGESWARVSDNRNLRQRAFYYTRIYADPKDRETVYIVNVQFWRSKDGGKTWNSIEVPHGDNHDLWIDPTNNQRMINSNDGGANVSWNAGRTWTGQPYPTAQMYDVRVTNHFPYQICGGQQDNSTACVPMDGDGTYMYAPGGCETGPVTPHPADVNLFYAACYGGYMSFMSRVTGQNRAVTVWPVNPMGNSARDLRERFQWNHPITASSHDSRVVYVGSQHVWRSDNAGQSWRRISGDLTWADPETLGPSGGDITRDQTSVEYYGTVWRITESRHAKGELWVGSDDGKLHLTRDDGGTWTDITPPGLPKFSRIHEIDVSPHTPGKAYVAAVRYRSQDVAPYLYRTTDYGRTWTTIVNGIPAGHYVRTVREDLVRPGLLYAGTERGVLVSFDDGARWQSLQLNLPTVQVPGLVLKGDDVIIATHGRSYYVLDNVTPLRQASAGLAAAPAHLYRPATAVRTLSRPAENYERTRAFLPEIDYVLRQPADTITLEILDADGRVIRTFATKRPDTTRPDTLRRRPDSLSIAAGHHRFRWDMRYPGPRDFKGLIFWGANTQGPLAPPGRYQARLTVHGRSFTEPFEIVKDPRLADVAQADFEAQFRLSSEITTRVDDAHRAVIQVRSVREQVDDRLKKSNDRTLATLAARFRTGIGAVEEEVYQVRMQARQDPLNFPIKLNNQIAALKGVVESADARPTDQAVEAFQFLSGELAARLTRLQVLFTEDLSQLNEQLRRLGLEPIVVPDRQAPPATT, from the coding sequence ATGATCCACGGCGTCCCCGCCCGCGGGCTCCTCACGGCGTTCTTCCTCGGCGCGACGGTGTTCCCTGCGGTCGGCACTGCTCAGCCGGCGGCCCATGCGGTCGACTCGATGCTCTTCCGCGGCCTGGCCTGGCGCAACGTCGGCCCGAACCGCGGCGGCCGGTCCATCACGGTCGCCGGCACCGTCGCCCGCCCCCTGGAATACTACTTCGGTGCCACCGGCGGCGGGGTCTGGAAGACGACCGACGCCGGCGCCACCTGGGATCCCGTCGGCGACGGCCAGTTTGCCACGTCCTCCGTTGGCGCCGTGGCCCAGTGTGAGGCCAATCCGGACGTCGTCTGGGCCGGCTTCGGCGAGGTGCAGTTCCGGGGCAACGTGATACCGGGCGACGGCGTCTACAAGAGCACGGACGCCGGGAAGACCTGGACCCACAAGGGCCTCGATTCGCCCACCGGCCAGCAGATGGTAGGACGAATCAGGATCGACCCCGCCGATTGCAACCGAGTCTATGTGGCGGTCCTCGGCGATCCGTTCGGACCGAATGAGGAACGCGGCGTGTTCCGGACGACCAACGGCGGCGACCGGTGGGAGAAGGTCCTCTTCCGCTCCAATCAGGCTGGCGCGGTGGACCTCGTGATCGACCCTGGCAACCCGCGCACCCTCTACGCCGGATTCTGGCAGGCGCACCGGAAAGAGTGGAAGCTCGAGAGCGGCGGTCCCGGCAGCGGCCTCTTCAAGAGCACCGACGGGGGCTCGACCTGGAGCGAGCTGACGAAGAAAGCCGGGCTGCCCACCAGCACCTGGGGCAAAGTCGGCGTCAGCGTCTCGGGAGCGGACCCGAACCGGGTCTACGCCATCATCGAAGCCGATTCCGGCGGCGTGTTCGCCTCCAACGACGCCGGCGAAAGCTGGGCACGGGTGAGCGACAACCGCAACCTGCGCCAGCGCGCCTTCTACTACACCCGGATCTACGCCGACCCCAAGGACCGGGAAACGGTGTACATCGTGAACGTTCAGTTCTGGCGCTCGAAGGATGGCGGCAAGACCTGGAACAGCATTGAGGTTCCCCACGGCGACAACCACGACCTCTGGATCGATCCGACCAACAATCAGCGGATGATCAACTCGAACGACGGCGGCGCCAACGTCTCCTGGAACGCGGGGCGAACCTGGACCGGGCAGCCCTACCCGACCGCTCAGATGTATGATGTCCGAGTCACCAACCACTTCCCGTACCAGATTTGCGGTGGGCAGCAGGACAACAGCACGGCGTGCGTGCCGATGGATGGCGACGGAACCTACATGTACGCTCCCGGTGGCTGCGAAACCGGACCGGTCACGCCGCATCCGGCCGACGTCAATCTCTTCTATGCCGCGTGCTACGGCGGCTACATGAGCTTCATGAGCCGGGTCACCGGCCAGAATCGCGCCGTCACCGTCTGGCCCGTCAATCCGATGGGCAACTCGGCGCGCGACCTGCGAGAACGGTTTCAGTGGAACCATCCGATCACGGCCTCGAGCCATGACAGTCGAGTCGTCTATGTCGGCTCGCAGCACGTTTGGCGCTCGGACAACGCCGGGCAGAGCTGGCGGCGGATCAGCGGTGACCTCACCTGGGCGGACCCGGAGACCCTGGGGCCCTCTGGCGGCGACATTACCCGCGACCAGACCAGCGTCGAGTACTACGGCACCGTGTGGCGGATCACCGAATCGCGTCACGCCAAGGGCGAGCTGTGGGTCGGGTCGGACGACGGCAAGCTGCATCTGACGCGCGATGACGGCGGCACCTGGACCGATATCACGCCGCCGGGGCTTCCCAAGTTCAGTCGCATCCACGAAATCGACGTGTCGCCGCATACGCCAGGCAAGGCCTATGTCGCTGCGGTGCGGTATCGGAGCCAGGACGTGGCGCCGTATCTCTACCGGACCACTGACTACGGGCGAACCTGGACCACAATCGTGAACGGCATTCCAGCCGGGCACTACGTTCGCACGGTTCGGGAAGATCTCGTTCGTCCAGGGCTGCTCTACGCAGGTACCGAGCGCGGCGTGCTGGTCTCGTTCGATGACGGGGCCCGCTGGCAGTCGCTCCAGCTCAACCTCCCGACCGTGCAGGTGCCGGGCCTCGTGCTCAAAGGCGACGACGTGATCATCGCCACCCACGGGCGGTCATACTACGTGCTCGACAACGTCACACCGCTGCGGCAAGCCTCCGCGGGGCTCGCTGCCGCCCCGGCGCATCTCTACCGCCCGGCAACCGCCGTGCGGACGCTGTCGCGGCCGGCCGAAAATTATGAGCGGACCCGAGCGTTCCTGCCCGAAATCGACTACGTGCTGCGACAGCCGGCCGACACGATAACCCTCGAGATTCTCGATGCGGATGGTCGGGTGATCCGCACCTTTGCCACCAAGCGGCCCGACACGACTCGGCCTGATACACTTCGGCGGCGGCCCGACAGCCTGTCGATCGCGGCGGGTCACCACCGGTTCCGTTGGGACATGCGCTATCCGGGTCCGCGCGACTTCAAGGGCCTCATCTTCTGGGGAGCCAACACGCAGGGACCGCTGGCGCCTCCGGGGCGCTATCAGGCCCGCCTGACGGTCCACGGTCGGTCGTTCACGGAGCCGTTCGAGATCGTCAAGGACCCGCGGCTCGCCGATGTGGCACAGGCCGACTTCGAGGCGCAGTTCCGGCTTTCCTCCGAGATCACGACCCGGGTGGATGATGCCCATCGGGCCGTGATCCAGGTGCGCAGCGTGCGTGAGCAGGTCGACGACCGGCTCAAGAAGAGCAACGATCGGACCCTTGCCACCCTGGCCGCTCGGTTCCGGACCGGAATCGGCGCCGTCGAGGAAGAGGTGTACCAGGTCCGCATGCAGGCGCGTCAGGACCCGCTCAACTTCCCGATCAAGCTCAACAATCAGATCGCGGCGCTGAAGGGTGTGGTGGAAAGCGCCGACGCGCGCCCGACCGACCAGGCGGTTGAGGCCTTTCAGTTCCTGTCGGGCGAACTGGCTGCGCGGCTGACGCGGCTCCAGGTGCTCTTTACCGAAGACCTGTCACAGCTCAACGAGCAGCTCCGGCGGCTGGGGCTCGAGCCGATCGTGGTGCCGGACCGTCAGGCTCCGCCGGCGACCACATGA